The Petropleomorpha daqingensis genome includes a window with the following:
- a CDS encoding class I adenylate-forming enzyme family protein, translated as MPYPFDRSGTQTGPDGVRRYTGLPQNLVQMLRTAVDGSPAAEALVELGGDRATYRQLWDRAVRVAGGLRAAGVGPGDRVANRLPNGNDWVYAFWGTLLAGAVVVPVNTRFAEPEVRYVVEDSGAAYVFEPGSPLPDGDPVETTDQAHTDLAGIFYTSGTTGFPKGAMTTHENFLSNIETCLRCLGLPREPRTTLISVPLFHVTGCNSQLLVVTAVAGKSVIMPAFEVQAFLRAIEEERVDVLTTVPAIYWLALQQPNFAEIDTSSVISLSYGGAPIAPDLVHRIQQAFPTARVGNGFGLTETSSVSTYLPDEYAAAHADSVGFPAPVVDLQLDEPDPESRVGELLIRGPNIVRGYWQKEQQTAETFVDGWLHSGDLARIDDEGLVYVVDRKKDMINRGGENVYSVEVENALAAHPAVGEVAVVGVPDSMMGEKVGAVVVPLPGHELDPQELVVFAKERLADFKVPQYVAVRAEPLPRNPGGKVLKPPLREQTDWQPVR; from the coding sequence ATGCCCTACCCCTTCGACCGCAGTGGAACCCAGACCGGGCCGGACGGCGTCCGGCGCTACACCGGGCTGCCGCAGAACCTGGTGCAGATGCTGCGGACCGCCGTCGACGGCTCCCCCGCCGCCGAGGCGCTGGTCGAGCTCGGCGGCGACCGGGCCACCTACCGGCAGCTGTGGGACCGCGCGGTACGGGTCGCCGGTGGACTGCGGGCGGCCGGCGTCGGGCCGGGCGACCGCGTGGCCAACCGGCTGCCCAACGGCAACGACTGGGTCTACGCGTTCTGGGGAACGCTGCTGGCCGGCGCGGTCGTCGTCCCGGTGAACACCCGCTTCGCCGAGCCCGAGGTGCGCTACGTCGTCGAGGACTCCGGTGCCGCGTACGTGTTCGAGCCGGGGAGCCCGCTGCCGGACGGCGACCCCGTGGAGACGACCGACCAGGCGCACACCGACCTGGCCGGCATCTTCTACACCAGCGGCACGACCGGCTTCCCCAAGGGTGCGATGACCACCCACGAGAACTTCCTGTCCAACATCGAGACCTGCCTGCGCTGCCTCGGCCTGCCGCGCGAGCCCCGCACCACCCTGATCTCCGTCCCGCTGTTCCACGTCACCGGCTGCAACTCGCAGCTGCTGGTGGTCACGGCGGTGGCCGGGAAGTCGGTGATCATGCCGGCGTTCGAGGTGCAGGCCTTCCTGCGGGCGATCGAGGAGGAACGGGTCGACGTCCTCACCACCGTGCCGGCGATCTACTGGCTGGCGCTGCAGCAGCCGAACTTCGCCGAGATCGACACCTCGTCGGTGATCTCGCTGAGCTACGGCGGCGCGCCGATCGCGCCCGACCTGGTGCACCGCATCCAGCAGGCGTTCCCGACCGCGCGCGTCGGCAACGGGTTCGGGCTGACCGAGACCTCGTCGGTGTCGACCTACCTGCCCGACGAGTACGCCGCCGCGCACGCCGACTCCGTCGGGTTCCCGGCGCCGGTGGTCGACCTGCAACTGGACGAGCCCGACCCGGAGAGCCGGGTCGGTGAGCTGCTGATCCGCGGGCCGAACATCGTGCGCGGGTACTGGCAGAAGGAGCAGCAGACCGCGGAGACCTTCGTCGACGGCTGGCTGCACAGCGGCGACCTGGCGCGCATCGACGACGAGGGGCTCGTCTACGTCGTCGACCGCAAGAAGGACATGATCAACCGCGGCGGCGAGAACGTGTACAGCGTCGAGGTGGAGAACGCGCTGGCCGCGCACCCGGCCGTCGGCGAGGTCGCGGTGGTCGGCGTCCCGGACTCGATGATGGGCGAGAAGGTCGGCGCCGTCGTCGTCCCCCTGCCCGGGCACGAGCTGGACCCGCAGGAGCTGGTGGTGTTCGCCAAGGAGCGGCTCGCCGACTTCAAGGTGCCGCAGTACGTCGCGGTGCGCGCCGAACCGCTGCCCCGCAACCCCGGCGGCAAGGTGCTCAAGCCGCCGCTGCGCGAGCAGACCGACTGGCAACCCGTCCGCTGA
- a CDS encoding DUF427 domain-containing protein → MATATWNGTVLAESDDIVTVEGNAYFPRASLREDVLRPSDTHTICPWKGTASYYSLEVDGQVNADAVWYYPEPKDAAKEITDRVAFWHGVTVS, encoded by the coding sequence ATGGCTACCGCGACCTGGAACGGCACCGTTCTCGCCGAGTCCGACGACATCGTCACCGTGGAGGGCAACGCGTACTTCCCGCGCGCGTCCCTGCGCGAGGACGTCCTGCGCCCGTCGGACACCCACACGATCTGCCCGTGGAAGGGCACCGCCTCGTACTACAGCCTCGAGGTCGACGGCCAGGTCAACGCCGACGCCGTCTGGTACTACCCGGAGCCCAAGGACGCCGCCAAGGAGATCACCGACCGCGTCGCCTTCTGGCACGGCGTCACCGTCAGTTGA
- a CDS encoding maleylpyruvate isomerase family mycothiol-dependent enzyme codes for MIPETLPWWEDGEKHLATAVGRLVDEDFDRPSLLPGWTRAHVLAHVANNADALINLLTWARTGVETPMYASQEARDAGIEEKSALPPDQLRAQVLAATQRLVAAVREMREPDWAAHVRTNRGREVTGADIPWMRCCEVWVHAVDLDAGVTFADVPEDVQAALVDEVFRVWDRREEAPDVVLFAGDREWGTGSLAVAGPLPAVTAWVTGRGAGEGLEADGPLPTLPAWL; via the coding sequence GTGATCCCCGAGACCTTGCCCTGGTGGGAGGACGGCGAGAAGCACCTCGCCACCGCGGTCGGCCGGCTGGTCGACGAGGACTTCGACCGGCCGTCGCTGCTGCCCGGGTGGACGCGGGCGCACGTCCTGGCCCACGTCGCCAACAACGCCGACGCGCTGATCAACCTGCTCACCTGGGCGCGGACGGGCGTCGAGACGCCGATGTACGCCTCCCAGGAGGCGCGCGACGCCGGCATCGAGGAGAAGTCGGCGCTCCCACCCGACCAGCTGCGGGCGCAGGTGCTCGCCGCCACGCAGCGGCTGGTCGCCGCCGTCCGCGAGATGCGCGAGCCGGACTGGGCGGCGCACGTCCGCACCAACCGCGGCCGGGAGGTGACCGGCGCCGACATCCCGTGGATGCGCTGCTGCGAGGTGTGGGTGCACGCGGTGGACCTCGACGCCGGCGTCACCTTCGCCGACGTCCCGGAGGACGTGCAGGCGGCGCTGGTCGACGAGGTGTTCCGGGTGTGGGACCGCCGCGAGGAGGCGCCCGACGTCGTCCTGTTCGCCGGCGACCGGGAGTGGGGGACCGGCTCGCTCGCCGTCGCGGGCCCGCTGCCGGCCGTCACCGCCTGGGTGACCGGCCGCGGTGCGGGCGAGGGGCTCGAGGCGGACGGTCCGCTGCCGACCCTGCCGGCCTGGCTCTAG
- a CDS encoding phosphotriesterase family protein, translating to MPTVETVRGPIDTADMGATLMHEHVFVVSTEHVQNYGIGSWWDEDERVADAVEKLNELKSLGIDTIVDPTVWGLGRYIPRVQRVAEQTDLNIIVATGLYTYDEIPHQYENRGPGLPLDLPTDPMVDDFTRDIRDGIADTGVKAAFLKCVVEAKGLTPGVERTVRACAATHRATGAPITVHTSSPTQAGRLVLQVFRDEGVDLTKVVIGHAGDSNDLDYLSELAEAGCLLGMDRFGLDIFNPTANRVDTIVAMAERGYTDRMVLAHDASCFIDYFPDPAARAAFQQVQPNWNFRHLSQDVLPLLRERGLTEEQLRQMLVDTPRRYFE from the coding sequence GTGCCCACCGTCGAGACCGTCCGTGGCCCCATCGACACCGCCGACATGGGTGCCACGCTCATGCACGAGCACGTGTTCGTCGTGTCCACCGAGCATGTCCAGAACTACGGGATCGGCTCGTGGTGGGACGAGGACGAGCGTGTCGCCGACGCGGTCGAGAAGCTGAACGAGCTCAAGTCGCTCGGCATCGACACGATCGTCGACCCGACGGTGTGGGGGCTGGGCCGCTACATCCCCCGGGTGCAGCGGGTGGCCGAGCAGACCGACCTCAACATCATCGTGGCGACCGGGCTCTACACCTACGACGAGATCCCGCACCAGTACGAGAACCGCGGGCCGGGGCTGCCGCTGGACCTGCCCACCGACCCGATGGTCGACGACTTCACCCGCGACATCCGCGACGGCATCGCCGACACCGGCGTGAAGGCGGCGTTCCTCAAGTGCGTGGTCGAGGCCAAGGGCCTCACGCCCGGGGTCGAGCGCACCGTGCGCGCCTGCGCCGCGACGCACCGGGCCACGGGCGCGCCGATCACCGTGCACACGTCGTCCCCCACCCAGGCCGGCCGGCTGGTGCTGCAGGTGTTCCGCGACGAGGGCGTCGACCTGACCAAGGTCGTGATCGGGCATGCCGGCGACAGCAACGACCTCGACTACCTCAGCGAGCTGGCCGAGGCCGGCTGCCTGCTGGGCATGGACCGGTTCGGGCTCGACATCTTCAACCCGACGGCGAACCGGGTCGACACGATCGTCGCCATGGCCGAGCGGGGCTACACCGACCGGATGGTGCTCGCCCACGACGCGAGCTGCTTCATCGACTACTTCCCCGACCCCGCGGCCCGGGCGGCCTTCCAGCAGGTCCAGCCGAACTGGAACTTCCGGCACCTCAGCCAGGACGTGCTGCCTCTGCTGCGGGAGCGCGGGCTCACCGAGGAGCAGCTGCGGCAGATGCTCGTCGACACCCCGCGGCGGTACTTCGAGTAG
- a CDS encoding LppU/SCO3897 family protein, translating to MTTTGPDVQPPAQPGQPYQQWGPDQQQQLATPPAPAPAKSNVKKWGSIAGAVVVAGGLAAFRLTGGFGAGDPSVGDCIEPDGSSFDMVACDDEAAAYKIVGVEEKKQNYGDFQNDPDVCASFPTAVYAAWYGDQLTEDGTVYCAEEI from the coding sequence ATGACCACGACCGGACCGGACGTCCAGCCGCCTGCGCAGCCCGGGCAGCCCTACCAGCAGTGGGGCCCGGACCAGCAGCAGCAGCTCGCCACGCCCCCCGCTCCGGCCCCGGCCAAGAGCAACGTCAAGAAGTGGGGCTCCATCGCGGGCGCCGTCGTCGTCGCCGGTGGGCTCGCCGCGTTCCGCCTGACCGGTGGCTTCGGCGCCGGCGACCCGAGCGTCGGTGACTGCATCGAGCCCGACGGCAGCTCCTTCGACATGGTCGCCTGCGACGACGAGGCGGCCGCCTACAAGATCGTCGGCGTCGAGGAGAAGAAGCAGAACTACGGCGACTTCCAGAACGACCCGGACGTCTGCGCCTCCTTCCCGACCGCGGTCTACGCGGCCTGGTACGGCGACCAGCTGACCGAGGACGGCACCGTCTACTGCGCCGAGGAGATCTGA